In Panulirus ornatus isolate Po-2019 chromosome 9, ASM3632096v1, whole genome shotgun sequence, one genomic interval encodes:
- the LOC139750079 gene encoding uncharacterized protein, with product MTVIQRRDVEILVSQAQVVLGAGGNGKAFLVPWQEERAVLKVSHKAEDNKLMQEAQHMAHLEGAGGVPRLYATCENPPSIVMSYPGRSTLEDVLRGNNPQGRFDLLQLALMVGHRLQEMHDKGIIHNDLKNDNVIVSGDPQAPQVSIIDLGFACVEHQNLGLNSSPGKCLWIAPEVRSGQPSTTASDVYSYAFLLSQIIKQVYRSRRSRLATIIKQAKKEDPSARPTLDLIMKDLQYAIDRSLAA from the coding sequence ATGACTGTAATTCAGAGAAGAGACGTGGAAATTCTCGTCTCCCAAGCACAGGTGGTCTTGGGTGCTGGGGGGAACGGGAAGGCCTTCCTTGTTCCGTGGCAGGAGGAAAGAGCCGTGCTGAAGGTCTCTCACAAAGCTGAGGATAACAAACTCATGCAAGAGGCCCAACACATGGCTCACCTTGAAGGAGCCGGAGGTGTCCCTAGGCTTTATGCTACCTGCGAAAACCCACCGTCCATTGTGATGAGCTACCCGGGCCGATCGACTCTCGAGGATGTCTTGAGGGGCAACAATCCACAAGGTCGCTTCGATCTCCTGCAGCTGGCACTGATGGTTGGACACAGACTGCAGGAGATGCACGACAAAGGGATAATCCACAATGATCTGAAGAACGATAATGTGATCGTGAGCGGCGATCCTCAGGCGCCCCAAGTGAGCATCATTGATCTGGGGTTTGCCTGTGTCGAACACCAGAACCTGGGCCTCAACTCCTCTCCTGGTAAATGCCTATGGATTGCGCCAGAGGTGAGGTCTGGCCAACCCAGCACCACGGCGTCTGACGTGTACTCCTATGCTTTCCTCCTGAGTCAGATTATCAAACAAGTTTACCGGAGTCGCCGCTCACGCTTGGCCACTATTATCAAACAGGCTAAAAAGGAGGATCCCTCTGCTCGACCCACATTGGACCTTATTATGAAAGACTTgcaatatgccatcgacaggagTTTGGCAGCATGA